One Halosegnis longus DNA window includes the following coding sequences:
- the serS gene encoding serine--tRNA ligase produces the protein MLSRQFVRENPDEVRRALDTKGVDVDLDHVLEIDEEWRELKSKGDDLRKERNDISSRIGQLKQEGKEEEAQDAIDRSGELKAEIEAVEERADELEAELEHALLTLPNIPVEEAPVGDDESDNVELRREGFEDLRTLPDEVVPHYDIGEELDILDFERGAKVSGGGFYFTKGEGAMLEHALIQFFLETHREQSYEDVFPPIPVNSASMQGTGQFPKFVEDAYRLSGDNDEPYDDDDLWLLPTAEVPVTNMYRGEILLDDDLPLKKQAYSPNFRREAGEHGTETRGMVRSHQFNKVELVNFVRPEESAARFEGLVAEACSVLDALELPYRVLEMCTGDMGFTQAKKYDIEVWAPGNDDEDGPEEGGRWLEVSSVSNFHDFQARRAGIQYRPERHESAEYLHTLNGSGVAVPRVVVAILEYYQNADGTVAVPEVLQPYMGTDTIEGSEPVGESAVGAGEKE, from the coding sequence ATGTTATCACGGCAGTTTGTCCGCGAGAATCCCGACGAGGTGCGGCGGGCCCTCGACACGAAAGGCGTCGACGTGGACCTCGACCACGTGCTCGAAATCGACGAGGAGTGGCGCGAACTCAAATCGAAGGGGGATGACCTCCGGAAGGAGCGCAACGATATCTCATCGCGTATCGGCCAGCTCAAACAGGAGGGCAAAGAGGAGGAAGCACAGGATGCAATCGACCGGTCAGGCGAGCTGAAAGCCGAAATCGAGGCCGTCGAGGAGCGCGCCGACGAACTCGAAGCGGAGTTGGAACACGCGCTGCTCACGCTCCCGAACATCCCTGTCGAGGAGGCCCCCGTCGGCGACGACGAATCGGATAACGTCGAACTCCGGCGTGAAGGGTTCGAGGACCTGCGTACCCTTCCCGATGAGGTCGTCCCACACTACGACATCGGCGAGGAGTTGGATATCCTCGACTTCGAGCGCGGCGCGAAGGTGTCGGGCGGCGGCTTCTACTTCACGAAAGGCGAGGGCGCGATGCTGGAGCACGCACTCATCCAGTTCTTCCTCGAAACGCACCGCGAGCAGTCGTACGAGGACGTGTTCCCGCCGATTCCGGTCAACTCGGCCTCGATGCAGGGGACCGGCCAGTTCCCGAAGTTCGTGGAGGACGCCTACCGGCTGAGCGGCGACAACGACGAACCGTACGACGACGACGACCTCTGGCTGCTCCCGACCGCGGAGGTGCCCGTCACGAACATGTACCGCGGCGAGATTCTGCTGGACGACGACCTCCCGCTGAAAAAGCAGGCGTACTCGCCGAACTTCCGGCGCGAGGCCGGCGAACACGGCACCGAGACCCGCGGGATGGTCCGGTCACACCAGTTCAACAAGGTCGAACTCGTCAACTTCGTCCGCCCGGAAGAGAGCGCGGCCCGGTTCGAGGGACTCGTCGCGGAGGCGTGTTCGGTGCTCGATGCGCTGGAACTCCCGTACCGCGTGTTAGAGATGTGTACCGGCGACATGGGGTTCACGCAGGCGAAGAAGTACGACATCGAGGTGTGGGCACCGGGCAACGACGACGAGGACGGTCCCGAGGAAGGCGGGCGGTGGCTCGAAGTGTCGTCGGTGTCGAACTTCCACGACTTCCAGGCGCGGCGGGCGGGCATCCAGTACCGGCCGGAGCGCCACGAGTCGGCGGAGTATCTCCACACGCTGAACGGGTCGGGGGTCGCCGTCCCGCGAGTCGTCGTCGCAATCTTAGAGTATTACCAGAACGCCGACGGCACCGTCGCGGTGCCCGAGGTGCTCCAGCCGTACATGGGGACCGACACCATCGAGGGGTCGGAGCCGGTGGGCGAGTCGGCGGTCGGCGCGGGCGAAAAGGAGTAG
- a CDS encoding DUF5787 family protein, with product MREFDFEVAVCAGLERDGKLVARQLAGGIHGSRVIDTVVVEPGAEFDDRRRLTSETIPPRLLEADIGPGTAKRPQNTVGGSGYARGAIEAGIDCGYLTRERRGGQEYVRATTRYPDRWFDGLVGIENKPDLDRPGELELQLRKDVSLALFDEVWLATASHVTGAHLNRIPEEVGVWRVDPETGDRATIREATPLDPKRGGIEILEQYPGHTEIRPVGSEEKQQYRRRIAERAYGKGWRVPFPDCPHVEERAIAGVDGLAYCTNQARFVRPAEACESEGAGPEVDIDARRAEHSPWIRDPAGARDRQVGLDRYR from the coding sequence GTGCGCGAGTTCGACTTCGAGGTTGCCGTCTGTGCCGGGCTAGAGCGCGACGGCAAGCTCGTCGCCCGCCAGCTCGCCGGCGGCATCCACGGCTCGCGCGTGATTGATACGGTCGTCGTGGAGCCGGGAGCCGAGTTCGACGACCGCCGCCGGCTCACGAGCGAGACGATTCCGCCCCGACTGCTCGAGGCCGACATCGGTCCCGGGACGGCAAAGCGACCCCAGAACACCGTCGGCGGGTCGGGCTACGCGCGCGGCGCAATCGAGGCGGGTATCGACTGCGGCTATCTCACTCGTGAGCGGCGCGGCGGCCAGGAGTACGTCCGGGCGACGACACGCTACCCCGACCGGTGGTTCGACGGACTCGTCGGCATCGAGAACAAGCCGGATCTCGACCGGCCGGGCGAGTTGGAACTCCAACTGCGCAAGGACGTGTCACTCGCCCTCTTCGACGAGGTGTGGCTCGCGACCGCCAGCCACGTCACCGGCGCGCACCTGAATCGCATCCCCGAGGAGGTGGGCGTCTGGCGCGTCGACCCCGAGACGGGCGACCGGGCGACGATACGGGAGGCGACGCCGCTGGACCCGAAGCGCGGGGGTATCGAGATTCTAGAACAGTATCCGGGCCACACCGAGATTCGGCCAGTCGGAAGTGAGGAGAAACAGCAGTATCGCCGCCGCATCGCCGAGCGCGCCTACGGGAAGGGGTGGCGCGTCCCATTCCCGGACTGCCCGCACGTCGAGGAGCGAGCGATTGCCGGCGTCGACGGGCTGGCCTACTGCACCAATCAAGCGCGGTTCGTCCGGCCGGCGGAGGCCTGCGAGAGCGAGGGTGCGGGTCCCGAGGTGGATATCGACGCGCGAAGGGCAGAACACTCGCCGTGGATTCGCGACCCGGCGGGCGCGAGAGACAGACAGGTCGGCTTGGACCGCTACAGGTGA
- a CDS encoding DUF7384 family protein, with product MSDEPDLTRIVVDADVLAADLLVGGHARLVLDTIRGHSWLTLVVSEPLLDDTERLVADLADADLAADHRAKLESLAEIVEHPEGDHPGLAAAYRGEAAHLVTFDDKLASVEAGAVLKQHVTVSVRPPSAFARLFDPEALWPEVGDGEYPGPDRELQ from the coding sequence ATGAGTGACGAGCCGGACCTGACGCGCATCGTCGTCGACGCCGACGTGCTCGCAGCCGACCTGCTCGTCGGCGGACACGCCCGGCTGGTCCTCGATACGATTCGGGGCCACTCGTGGCTCACGCTCGTCGTCTCCGAGCCGCTGCTGGATGACACGGAGCGACTGGTCGCGGACCTCGCGGACGCCGACCTCGCGGCCGACCACCGCGCGAAGCTCGAATCCCTCGCCGAAATCGTCGAGCATCCGGAGGGGGACCATCCCGGACTGGCTGCGGCCTATCGCGGCGAGGCGGCGCATCTCGTCACCTTCGACGACAAGCTGGCGAGCGTTGAGGCCGGCGCGGTGTTGAAACAGCACGTCACCGTGAGCGTCCGCCCTCCGAGCGCGTTCGCCCGGCTGTTCGACCCCGAAGCCCTGTGGCCCGAGGTTGGCGACGGGGAGTACCCCGGCCCGGACCGCGAGCTACAGTGA
- the rnz gene encoding ribonuclease Z, producing the protein MTLAVTFLGTSGAVPTGQRNTSSVFLRREGDCFLFDCGEGTQRQMMRFGTGFGIDHIFLSHTHGDHVLGLPGLLQTWDFNERDRAIAIHTPNGTRQLVRNLTSATGARPSYPVRIHEVGPGDTVLDAEEYEVRAFETDHRAKSVGYALIEDDRKGRFDRERAEELGVPVGPKFSTLHAGDPVELDDGTVVHPDEVVGEPRPGRTVAYTGDTRPIGATVEAAADADLLIHDATFLDDRRERAGETGHSTAVQAAEIANRANAKRLALTHVSSRYAGHEYDIEDEGKAYFDGEAFLPDDGDDIEIPYPDE; encoded by the coding sequence ATGACACTTGCCGTCACCTTCCTCGGGACGAGTGGGGCCGTTCCGACGGGCCAGCGGAACACGAGTTCGGTGTTTCTTCGCCGCGAGGGAGACTGCTTCCTGTTCGACTGTGGCGAGGGGACACAGCGACAGATGATGCGCTTCGGCACCGGCTTCGGCATCGACCACATCTTCCTCAGCCACACGCACGGCGACCACGTGCTCGGACTGCCGGGCCTGCTCCAGACGTGGGACTTCAACGAGCGCGACCGAGCCATCGCCATCCACACGCCGAACGGCACCCGACAGTTGGTCCGAAACCTCACGAGCGCGACCGGCGCGCGCCCCTCCTACCCCGTCCGCATCCACGAGGTCGGTCCCGGCGACACCGTCCTCGACGCCGAGGAATACGAGGTGCGCGCCTTCGAGACGGACCACCGCGCGAAGTCCGTCGGCTACGCGCTCATCGAGGACGACCGCAAGGGGCGGTTCGACCGCGAGCGCGCCGAGGAACTGGGCGTCCCCGTCGGCCCGAAGTTCTCGACGCTCCACGCCGGCGACCCCGTCGAACTCGACGACGGTACGGTCGTCCACCCGGACGAAGTGGTCGGCGAGCCGCGCCCCGGCCGGACGGTCGCGTACACCGGCGACACCCGACCAATCGGCGCGACCGTCGAGGCGGCCGCCGACGCCGACCTGCTCATCCACGACGCGACCTTCCTCGACGACCGGCGCGAGCGCGCCGGCGAGACGGGCCACTCGACGGCCGTCCAGGCCGCCGAAATCGCGAACCGCGCGAACGCGAAGCGGCTCGCCCTGACACACGTCTCCTCGCGGTACGCCGGCCACGAGTACGACATCGAGGACGAAGGGAAGGCCTACTTCGACGGCGAGGCGTTCCTCCCCGACGACGGCGACGACATCGAGATTCCGTACCCCGACGAGTAA
- a CDS encoding MBL fold metallo-hydrolase, protein MQVTLLGTGDTTGTPTPGCDCDTCERARELGVERTRFSVHVHNEATDESLLVDISPDFRHQMLTNEVALPDAALVTHIHFDHLHGLGNAYRLLSSLPVHAAAETDPETGESVAETVASEYDYLDAVTVTGHDTHDSFEVCGFEVTFVPVVHPPLVCYGVRIDHGDASLAITGDTNFGIADASREVLRGADLLLADGITPASRCQYHPLGGDHHDDEGVPRTFGTKHMTIEGARDLAAELDADRYRVLHVSHFTQAEQAFEDPLAVDGEQYHL, encoded by the coding sequence ATGCAGGTGACCTTGCTCGGGACGGGCGACACGACGGGAACGCCGACCCCGGGCTGTGACTGTGACACCTGCGAGCGCGCCCGCGAGTTGGGCGTCGAGCGGACCCGGTTTTCGGTGCACGTCCACAACGAGGCGACCGACGAGTCGCTGCTGGTCGATATCTCGCCCGACTTCCGCCACCAGATGCTCACCAACGAGGTGGCGCTGCCGGATGCTGCCCTCGTCACCCACATCCACTTCGACCACCTCCACGGGCTGGGCAACGCCTACCGGCTGCTGTCGAGTCTCCCCGTCCACGCCGCCGCCGAGACCGACCCCGAGACGGGGGAGTCGGTCGCCGAGACCGTCGCCAGCGAGTACGACTACCTCGACGCGGTGACCGTCACCGGCCACGACACGCACGACTCCTTCGAGGTGTGTGGCTTCGAGGTGACTTTCGTCCCCGTCGTCCACCCGCCGCTGGTGTGTTACGGCGTCCGCATCGACCACGGCGACGCCTCGCTGGCTATCACCGGCGACACCAACTTCGGAATCGCGGACGCCTCACGCGAGGTGCTCCGGGGCGCGGACCTGCTGCTCGCGGACGGTATCACCCCCGCCTCGCGGTGTCAGTACCACCCGCTCGGCGGCGACCACCACGACGACGAGGGGGTCCCCCGCACGTTCGGGACGAAACACATGACAATCGAGGGCGCACGCGACCTCGCGGCGGAACTCGACGCCGACCGCTACCGCGTGCTCCACGTCTCACACTTCACGCAGGCCGAGCAAGCCTTCGAGGACCCGCTCGCCGTCGACGGCGAGCAGTATCACCTGTAG
- a CDS encoding thiolase family protein has protein sequence MSDSDPVIVQAVRTPFGKEDGVFADTRPEDLSVALIDEILDETGLDGETIDDLMWGCAQQRSEQGNNMARIIALLSELGESVPATTVNRWCASSAQTIISASDAIRAGQRDAIIAGGVESMSRVKMGANNEMHPGLNDDYNVAALSMGMTAEAVAERYDVSRETQDDYAYRSHVRASEATEEGRFDDEIVPIETDDGVVDTDEGIRHDIDRDKLSELPTVFKSEGTVTPGNASQITDGAAATLVTSRAFAEEHDLEILAEVGNNAVAGVDPEVMGIGPIPACEQLFERSGTSAEDYDLVELNEAFASQCEYCRQQLGFDEDIYNVNGGAIALGHPLGASGARLPVTLIHEMHKRDAENGIATECVGFGQGAAIEFSLPN, from the coding sequence ATGAGTGACAGCGATCCGGTCATCGTGCAGGCGGTCCGAACCCCGTTCGGCAAAGAGGACGGCGTCTTCGCCGACACGCGCCCGGAGGACCTCTCCGTGGCGCTCATCGACGAGATACTCGACGAGACCGGCCTCGACGGCGAGACCATCGACGACCTGATGTGGGGCTGTGCACAGCAGCGCTCCGAGCAGGGCAACAACATGGCGCGCATCATCGCGCTGCTCTCCGAGCTGGGCGAGTCGGTCCCCGCGACGACCGTCAACCGGTGGTGTGCATCCTCGGCCCAGACGATCATCTCCGCGTCGGACGCGATTCGTGCCGGCCAGCGCGACGCCATCATCGCCGGCGGCGTCGAGTCCATGTCCCGCGTCAAGATGGGCGCGAACAACGAGATGCACCCCGGTCTCAACGACGATTACAACGTCGCGGCCCTCTCGATGGGGATGACCGCCGAGGCCGTCGCCGAGCGCTACGACGTGTCCCGCGAAACGCAGGACGATTACGCGTACCGCAGCCACGTCCGCGCCAGCGAGGCGACCGAGGAGGGCCGCTTCGACGACGAAATCGTTCCCATCGAGACCGACGACGGCGTCGTGGACACCGACGAAGGGATTCGCCACGACATCGACCGCGACAAGCTCTCGGAGCTGCCGACCGTGTTCAAGTCCGAGGGAACCGTCACGCCGGGCAACGCCTCCCAGATTACGGACGGCGCGGCCGCGACGCTCGTCACCTCGCGCGCGTTCGCCGAGGAGCACGACCTCGAGATTCTGGCCGAGGTCGGCAACAACGCCGTCGCCGGCGTCGACCCCGAGGTTATGGGTATCGGCCCGATTCCGGCCTGCGAGCAGCTGTTCGAGCGCTCGGGGACCTCCGCGGAGGATTACGACCTCGTCGAGTTGAACGAGGCGTTCGCCTCCCAGTGTGAGTACTGTCGCCAGCAGCTCGGCTTCGACGAGGACATCTACAACGTGAACGGCGGCGCAATCGCGCTCGGGCACCCGCTGGGTGCCTCTGGCGCGCGGCTCCCCGTTACGCTCATCCACGAGATGCACAAGCGCGACGCCGAGAACGGTATCGCAACCGAGTGTGTCGGCTTCGGACAGGGCGCGGCAATCGAGTTCTCGCTGCCGAACTAA
- a CDS encoding nuclear transport factor 2 family protein, with amino-acid sequence MDRHDAVERYYHTIDADEYEQLRALLADDFVHDRGDMRLDGADAFVAFMRGERPDPETSHELTAIYESDAGIAAEGTLRRASGEAMFSFVDTFRFENEKLYALTTYTHPA; translated from the coding sequence ATGGACCGCCACGACGCAGTCGAGCGCTACTACCACACCATCGACGCCGACGAGTATGAGCAACTGCGCGCGCTGCTCGCCGACGATTTCGTCCACGACCGCGGGGATATGCGACTCGACGGAGCCGACGCCTTCGTCGCGTTCATGCGCGGCGAGCGTCCCGACCCCGAGACGAGCCACGAACTCACCGCCATCTACGAGAGCGACGCCGGCATCGCTGCTGAAGGGACGCTCAGACGCGCGTCCGGCGAGGCGATGTTCTCCTTCGTGGACACCTTCCGCTTCGAAAACGAGAAGCTGTACGCGCTGACGACCTACACGCACCCGGCGTGA
- a CDS encoding ATP-binding protein: MTSPEVDIVEFLLTTRLYNEHSELDERDLPPSYRRVFWSEGELERPLSATSNNAAAATNVDRPWEAVSGLMFTDRDDFSGSISFTDEGMAETWLLDRIEPEDVAANPTLAYVFGDQFGVEYEESRQSNRPIHADRVWIDSLLDEMFDEDEEEMLDLVDIRAPEEIEMQLDDLVLTEDQEGEIEKVVKAIEHRDYLARIGLREIGKLLFVGPPGTGKTSVARALAHQLDLPFVEVKLSMITSQYLGETAKNVDKTFEVAKRLSPCILFMDEFDFVAKTRSSDEHAAIKRAVNTLLKSIDEISLIQDEVLLIGATNHPDQLDSAAWRRFDEIVNFPKPDSGMRRDILMLITRSMDIDEFDPQAIADITQGLTGSDLRLVMREAVLDALTEERMTLTQDDLERAVEGFEERDNLKNMDMMSDETAPVAGDGGDHDHDHDH, from the coding sequence ATGACCAGCCCCGAGGTCGATATCGTCGAGTTTCTTCTCACGACCCGACTGTACAACGAGCACAGCGAACTAGACGAACGCGACCTCCCTCCCAGCTACCGGCGCGTCTTCTGGTCGGAGGGTGAACTCGAGCGCCCGCTGTCGGCGACGAGCAACAACGCCGCCGCCGCGACCAACGTCGACCGCCCGTGGGAGGCCGTCTCCGGGCTGATGTTCACCGACCGCGACGATTTCTCCGGCTCCATCAGCTTCACCGACGAGGGGATGGCCGAGACGTGGCTGCTCGACCGCATCGAACCCGAGGACGTGGCCGCGAATCCGACCCTCGCGTACGTCTTCGGCGACCAGTTCGGCGTGGAGTACGAGGAGAGCCGCCAGTCGAACCGCCCGATTCACGCCGACCGCGTCTGGATCGACTCCCTGCTCGATGAGATGTTCGACGAGGACGAAGAGGAGATGCTCGACCTCGTCGACATCCGCGCGCCCGAGGAGATCGAGATGCAACTCGACGACCTCGTGTTGACCGAAGACCAGGAAGGCGAGATAGAGAAGGTCGTCAAGGCCATCGAACACCGCGATTATCTCGCCCGTATCGGGCTGCGCGAAATCGGGAAGCTGCTGTTCGTCGGTCCGCCGGGCACCGGGAAGACGAGCGTCGCCCGCGCGCTCGCTCACCAGCTCGATCTCCCGTTCGTCGAGGTGAAGCTGTCGATGATTACGAGCCAGTATCTCGGCGAGACGGCCAAAAACGTCGACAAGACGTTCGAGGTCGCAAAGCGGCTCTCGCCGTGTATCCTCTTCATGGACGAGTTCGACTTCGTCGCGAAGACGCGCTCGTCGGACGAGCACGCGGCTATCAAACGCGCCGTCAACACCCTGCTGAAATCAATCGACGAGATCTCGCTGATTCAGGACGAGGTGCTGCTCATCGGTGCGACGAACCACCCCGACCAACTCGACTCGGCGGCGTGGCGACGCTTCGACGAAATCGTCAACTTCCCGAAGCCGGACTCCGGGATGCGACGCGACATCCTCATGCTCATCACCCGAAGCATGGATATCGACGAGTTCGACCCGCAGGCAATCGCCGACATCACACAGGGGCTCACGGGAAGCGACCTCCGGCTCGTGATGCGCGAGGCCGTCCTCGATGCGCTTACCGAGGAACGCATGACGCTCACACAGGATGATCTCGAACGGGCTGTCGAAGGGTTCGAGGAGCGTGACAACCTCAAGAACATGGACATGATGTCCGACGAGACCGCGCCCGTCGCCGGCGACGGGGGCGACCACGACCACGATCACGACCACTGA
- a CDS encoding PaaI family thioesterase, with product MDVATLFEQMPFAQHVGIEMTAAEDGHAAGHIELGDEHTSSPDNGVAHGGVAYTLADTVGGAAVISRAGKPTPTIDMRIDYLAPGDGDRLEATADLVRFGSSVAVADVTVTDGEGRQLAEARGVYKTGGGEGGNAWRDGEEIPYDS from the coding sequence ATGGACGTTGCGACGCTGTTCGAACAGATGCCCTTCGCACAACACGTCGGTATCGAGATGACGGCCGCCGAGGACGGCCACGCGGCCGGCCACATCGAATTGGGCGATGAACACACCTCCTCGCCAGACAACGGCGTCGCCCACGGCGGCGTGGCGTACACGCTGGCGGATACGGTCGGCGGGGCCGCGGTCATCTCTCGGGCCGGCAAGCCGACCCCGACCATCGACATGCGCATCGACTATCTCGCGCCCGGCGACGGGGACCGGCTGGAGGCGACCGCGGACCTCGTCCGGTTCGGCAGCAGCGTCGCCGTCGCGGACGTGACCGTCACCGACGGCGAGGGGCGACAATTGGCCGAGGCTCGCGGGGTCTACAAAACCGGTGGCGGCGAAGGCGGGAACGCGTGGCGAGACGGCGAGGAGATTCCGTACGACAGCTAG
- a CDS encoding MBL fold metallo-hydrolase produces MITVDVHEVTQESVSDIYYFDTGMYDTPEYGAVYIIDAPDPTIVDTGMGPDVEKTLAALTEVGIDHDDVANIIPTHVHLDHAGGAGYLADACENATVHCPAVGARHLANPERLWEGTRRAVGDQFKHYREPKPIPESRIEELHDGDEIDIGDRTLHVHDAPGHAPHQCLFHSPADDAVFTADAAGLYVRRTGEIRPTSPPSNFDFEQCLDDIDTIRDIDPAVLLYPHFGPAETGDNLDTYERVLTEWVERVEQARAEYDDDAAVVEAVAARVEGTEPWPDEKVYNEAAMNVRGVLGYLDAREE; encoded by the coding sequence ATGATCACTGTCGACGTACACGAGGTCACACAGGAGTCGGTTTCGGACATCTACTACTTCGACACCGGGATGTACGACACCCCCGAGTACGGAGCCGTCTACATCATCGACGCGCCCGACCCCACCATCGTCGATACGGGGATGGGACCGGACGTAGAGAAGACGCTCGCCGCCCTCACCGAGGTGGGTATCGACCACGACGACGTGGCGAACATCATCCCTACGCACGTCCATCTCGACCACGCAGGCGGGGCCGGCTATCTCGCCGACGCCTGTGAGAACGCGACCGTCCACTGTCCGGCCGTCGGCGCGCGCCACCTCGCCAATCCCGAGCGGCTCTGGGAGGGGACCCGCCGCGCCGTCGGCGACCAGTTCAAGCATTACCGCGAGCCGAAGCCGATTCCAGAGTCGCGCATCGAGGAACTCCACGACGGGGATGAAATCGATATCGGCGACAGAACGCTCCACGTCCACGACGCACCGGGTCACGCCCCACACCAGTGTCTCTTCCACAGTCCGGCCGACGACGCTGTCTTCACCGCTGATGCCGCCGGCCTGTACGTGCGTCGGACGGGGGAGATTCGCCCCACATCGCCGCCGTCGAACTTCGATTTCGAGCAGTGTCTCGACGATATCGACACGATTCGCGATATCGACCCCGCCGTCCTGCTGTATCCGCACTTCGGCCCGGCCGAGACGGGCGACAATCTCGACACCTACGAGCGTGTCCTCACGGAGTGGGTTGAACGGGTCGAACAGGCCCGCGCCGAATACGATGACGACGCGGCGGTCGTGGAGGCGGTCGCCGCACGCGTCGAAGGGACGGAGCCGTGGCCCGACGAGAAGGTGTACAACGAGGCGGCGATGAACGTCCGCGGCGTCTTGGGGTATCTCGACGCCCGTGAGGAGTAA
- a CDS encoding cation:proton antiporter domain-containing protein — MMAGGSSVLIATVAAIIGLGVGAQILADRFQLPSIIFLIAAGLALGPGSGLVLESALVTRDSFGSALPAIVGLSVAIIVFEGAFHLHLDDLREAPAENVRLVTVGALIALLATTAVTKFTFDVAWDISFLIGALLVATGPTVIAPIVQVVPVRDRVEAALETEGIVNDVTAAIAAVAVFKLIMNPNEGDFLTLFVERLGIGVVVGITVAAVTWYLLRYIDLSPGNAPQNSRLLVLAGALVAYAVANYLAAEAGVAAVATAGVVLGNMDLPYEENISEFKGDVTLVVLSFVFIALAALLDFGQLISLGYRGVIVVVAVALVIRPVLVFVSTIGDRFTTEEKVFMSLVGPRGIIPASVATLFAVEMQARATELREAGMIAQADQLAQGATLLVSVVFLVILATVVFEGGLARYLANYLGVIPMRVLVIGGGRVGRTLAGRLEERGENVVIIENDETQIEIARNEGHTVHIGDGTDTEVLKSAGADNARIVAAATGDDDANLLVAQLASSEFGVETVIARANNPDNVGAFEDLGVRTISSTLATAQALDNAIERPALADWMGEIGRSGDVQEVEVTNEDLIGRPLREVGPELPSGTLITLVARDGETQVPSADFVLEAGDRITLIGQKEDVREAMEYCSP; from the coding sequence CTGATGGCTGGCGGTTCGAGTGTACTTATCGCGACCGTCGCGGCCATTATCGGGTTGGGGGTTGGCGCACAGATACTCGCAGACCGATTCCAACTGCCGAGTATCATCTTCCTTATCGCCGCCGGTCTCGCGTTGGGACCCGGTTCCGGACTCGTACTTGAGTCCGCGCTCGTGACGCGTGACTCCTTCGGGAGCGCGCTCCCGGCGATTGTCGGGCTCTCGGTTGCGATTATCGTCTTCGAGGGGGCCTTCCATCTCCACCTTGACGACCTCCGAGAGGCACCGGCCGAGAACGTCCGACTCGTCACCGTCGGCGCGCTCATCGCGCTGCTGGCGACGACCGCCGTGACGAAGTTCACCTTCGACGTGGCGTGGGATATCTCCTTCCTCATCGGAGCCTTGCTCGTCGCCACGGGACCGACGGTTATCGCACCCATCGTTCAGGTGGTGCCCGTCCGAGACCGGGTTGAGGCGGCACTCGAAACGGAGGGGATTGTCAACGACGTGACCGCGGCCATCGCCGCTGTCGCCGTCTTCAAACTCATCATGAACCCCAACGAGGGTGATTTCCTCACGCTGTTCGTCGAACGGCTCGGTATCGGCGTGGTCGTCGGTATCACGGTCGCGGCGGTGACGTGGTATCTGCTCCGCTACATCGACCTCTCGCCGGGGAACGCACCGCAGAACTCCCGGCTCCTCGTGCTTGCGGGCGCGCTCGTCGCGTACGCGGTGGCGAACTACCTCGCCGCCGAGGCGGGCGTCGCCGCGGTCGCGACCGCCGGGGTCGTCCTCGGCAACATGGACCTTCCCTACGAGGAGAACATCTCGGAGTTCAAAGGCGACGTGACGCTCGTTGTCTTATCGTTCGTCTTCATCGCGCTCGCGGCGCTGCTTGATTTCGGCCAACTCATCAGTCTCGGCTACCGGGGTGTCATCGTCGTTGTCGCCGTTGCCCTCGTCATCCGGCCGGTGCTCGTGTTCGTCTCCACCATCGGTGACCGGTTCACCACCGAGGAGAAGGTGTTCATGAGTCTGGTCGGGCCCCGCGGCATCATTCCGGCGTCGGTCGCGACGCTGTTTGCCGTCGAGATGCAGGCACGGGCGACGGAACTCCGGGAGGCGGGCATGATTGCACAGGCGGACCAACTGGCACAGGGCGCGACGCTGTTGGTCAGTGTCGTCTTCCTCGTCATCCTCGCGACGGTCGTATTCGAGGGCGGCCTCGCGCGGTATCTCGCGAACTACCTCGGGGTAATTCCAATGCGTGTACTTGTTATCGGAGGCGGACGGGTGGGTCGGACGCTCGCCGGTCGCCTCGAAGAGAGAGGAGAGAACGTCGTCATCATCGAGAACGACGAAACACAGATCGAAATTGCTCGCAACGAGGGGCACACCGTCCACATCGGTGACGGGACCGACACGGAGGTGCTCAAGAGCGCCGGCGCGGACAACGCACGAATCGTCGCCGCTGCCACCGGCGACGACGACGCGAACCTGCTTGTCGCACAGCTCGCTTCCTCGGAGTTCGGCGTGGAGACGGTCATCGCTCGCGCAAACAACCCAGACAACGTCGGTGCCTTCGAGGATTTGGGTGTCCGGACCATCTCCTCGACGCTCGCTACCGCACAGGCGCTCGACAACGCCATCGAACGGCCGGCGCTGGCCGACTGGATGGGCGAAATCGGTCGCTCCGGCGACGTACAGGAGGTGGAGGTGACGAACGAGGACCTCATCGGGCGGCCGCTGCGTGAGGTCGGCCCGGAACTGCCGTCCGGAACGCTCATCACGCTGGTCGCGCGCGACGGCGAGACGCAGGTGCCGAGCGCCGACTTCGTGCTCGAAGCGGGCGACCGCATCACCCTCATCGGGCAGAAAGAAGACGTTCGCGAGGCGATGGAGTACTGTAGCCCCTAG